One part of the Anaeromyxobacter sp. Fw109-5 genome encodes these proteins:
- a CDS encoding DUF1015 domain-containing protein, protein MATLKPFRALRPPADLAAHVASPPYDVVSTREARALAKGNADSFLRVSRPEIDLPEGTDEHADAVYAKGAENLRELVRRGVLREEAEPRFYVYAQRMGAHRQTGLVACASVEEYDRDAIKKHEKTRADKEDDRVRHIDTLSAHDEPVFLTYRAAPEIDRAVEEVKRAAPEYDLVTPDGVAHQLWVVPAAIGARLEALFAAVPALYVADGHHRSAAASRVHAKRAGQPGEHGAFLAVVFPHDQMQILAYNRLVRDPRGRTAGELLAQIGKVMDVSPASDPRPPGPLAFGVYAAGSWYHARVRPGSYPAHDPVASLDCAIAQDQLLAPIFGIADPRTSRDVDFVGGIRGHEELERRVKEEGWSLALHLFPTRIEQLIAVSDAGKLMPPKSTWFEPKLRSGLFVHAF, encoded by the coding sequence ATGGCCACCCTGAAGCCGTTCCGGGCGCTCCGCCCGCCCGCCGATCTCGCAGCGCACGTCGCCTCGCCTCCGTACGACGTGGTCTCGACGCGCGAGGCGCGCGCGCTCGCGAAGGGGAACGCCGACAGCTTCCTCCGCGTCTCGCGGCCCGAGATCGACCTGCCGGAGGGCACCGACGAGCACGCCGACGCGGTGTACGCGAAGGGGGCGGAGAACCTCCGCGAGCTCGTCCGGCGCGGCGTGCTGCGCGAGGAGGCCGAGCCGCGCTTCTACGTGTACGCCCAGCGGATGGGCGCGCACCGCCAGACGGGGCTCGTGGCGTGCGCGTCGGTCGAGGAGTACGACCGGGACGCCATCAAGAAGCACGAGAAGACGCGCGCCGACAAGGAGGACGATCGCGTCCGCCACATCGACACGCTCTCCGCGCACGACGAGCCGGTGTTCCTCACCTACCGGGCCGCGCCGGAGATCGACCGCGCCGTCGAGGAGGTGAAGCGCGCGGCGCCGGAGTACGACCTCGTGACGCCCGACGGCGTCGCCCACCAGCTCTGGGTCGTCCCCGCCGCCATCGGCGCCCGGCTCGAGGCGCTCTTCGCCGCCGTCCCCGCGCTCTACGTCGCCGACGGCCACCACCGCTCCGCCGCGGCCTCGCGCGTCCACGCGAAGCGGGCCGGCCAGCCCGGCGAGCACGGCGCCTTCCTCGCGGTCGTGTTCCCCCACGACCAGATGCAGATCCTCGCCTACAACCGGCTGGTGCGGGACCCGCGCGGACGCACCGCGGGGGAGCTGCTCGCGCAGATCGGCAAGGTGATGGACGTCTCGCCGGCGAGCGACCCGCGCCCGCCCGGCCCGCTCGCCTTCGGCGTCTACGCTGCGGGGAGCTGGTATCACGCCCGGGTGCGGCCGGGGTCGTACCCGGCGCACGACCCGGTCGCGTCGCTCGACTGCGCCATCGCCCAGGACCAGCTCCTCGCGCCCATCTTCGGCATCGCCGACCCGCGCACCTCGAGGGACGTCGACTTCGTCGGCGGGATCCGCGGCCACGAGGAGCTCGAGCGGCGCGTGAAGGAGGAGGGCTGGTCGCTCGCCCTGCACCTCTTCCCCACGCGCATCGAGCAGCTCATCGCGGTCTCGGACGCGGGCAAGCTCATGCCGCCGAAGAGCACGTGGTTCGAGCCGAAGCTGCGCTCCGGGCTGTTCGTGCACGCGTTCTAG
- a CDS encoding CxxxxCH/CxxCH domain-containing protein, which produces MAATRLSLCCLATAALAAAGCEGTARPIADHGFTAGDACTLCHGDAARQVDAPIVQAAPATGAHLAHLQGSTFRDPIDCAECHPIPANVSHANEEVDFRFGELASARGVTPSYVDASGTCTTACHGAAPSPAWTSNPALGCTSCHGYPPASAPHDATTQACATCHPGTVLATGELNRSSKLHLDGKVDAGAFHGATWASPAEHGRAAMTELRGGCAGCHGADLAGGSSGASCTGCHDAAGHAGWATECTFCHGDPASGRASPPVDTQGRSDASRVSVGTHASHLGTAIAAPIACDACHPSRGDVRTDAAHLDGDGVAEVVFGGVATTGGTTPAYARASATSATCASTYCHGRFSGGVNGGSGATVSWTSTTQVTCTSCHGNPPGSGEHSKHVSGVGMACANCHDAAFPSLHVNGAKDVRLGGTLRGSSVTGAWSPVSRSCSGLNQTACHGTKSW; this is translated from the coding sequence ATGGCCGCCACCAGACTTTCGCTCTGCTGCCTCGCGACCGCCGCGCTCGCCGCCGCCGGCTGCGAGGGCACCGCCCGTCCCATCGCGGACCACGGGTTCACCGCGGGAGATGCCTGCACCCTCTGCCACGGCGATGCGGCCCGCCAGGTGGACGCGCCGATCGTCCAGGCCGCTCCGGCGACGGGCGCGCACCTCGCCCATCTGCAGGGCTCGACCTTCCGCGACCCCATCGACTGCGCGGAGTGCCACCCGATCCCCGCCAACGTCTCGCACGCGAACGAGGAGGTGGACTTCCGGTTCGGCGAGCTCGCGAGCGCGCGCGGCGTCACGCCGTCCTACGTCGACGCGAGCGGGACCTGCACGACCGCGTGCCATGGCGCGGCGCCCTCCCCCGCCTGGACGTCGAATCCGGCGCTCGGCTGCACGAGCTGTCACGGCTACCCACCCGCGTCTGCGCCCCACGACGCGACGACGCAGGCGTGCGCCACCTGCCACCCGGGCACGGTCCTCGCGACGGGCGAGCTGAACCGCTCCTCGAAGCTCCACCTCGACGGCAAGGTCGACGCCGGAGCGTTCCACGGCGCCACCTGGGCGAGCCCGGCGGAGCACGGTCGCGCGGCGATGACGGAGCTCCGCGGCGGCTGCGCGGGATGCCACGGAGCGGACCTGGCCGGCGGCAGCTCCGGCGCGTCCTGCACCGGCTGTCACGACGCGGCGGGCCACGCCGGATGGGCCACCGAGTGCACCTTCTGCCACGGAGATCCGGCGAGCGGTCGCGCCTCGCCGCCCGTGGACACGCAGGGGCGGAGCGACGCGTCGAGGGTGTCGGTCGGGACCCACGCCTCGCATCTCGGGACGGCGATCGCGGCTCCGATCGCCTGCGACGCGTGCCACCCGTCGCGCGGCGACGTCCGGACGGACGCGGCGCATCTGGACGGGGACGGCGTCGCGGAGGTCGTCTTCGGAGGCGTGGCCACCACCGGCGGCACGACGCCGGCGTACGCGCGGGCGAGCGCGACGAGCGCCACCTGCGCCTCCACGTATTGCCACGGCCGCTTCTCCGGGGGCGTGAACGGCGGCTCCGGGGCCACGGTGAGCTGGACGAGCACCACCCAGGTGACCTGCACGTCCTGCCACGGGAACCCGCCGGGCTCCGGAGAGCACTCGAAGCACGTGTCGGGCGTGGGGATGGCGTGCGCGAACTGCCACGACGCGGCTTTCCCGTCACTGCACGTGAATGGCGCGAAGGACGTCCGGCTCGGCGGCACCCTTCGCGGCAGCTCCGTGACGGGCGCCTGGTCGCCGGTCTCCCGCTCGTGCTCGGGGCTCAACCAGACGGCCTGCCACGGCACGAAGTCCTGGTAG
- a CDS encoding CxxxxCH/CxxCH domain-containing protein, whose amino-acid sequence MPNQRFALLALAAGAITLAACDEARTIDAPETSSAASCSICHGFPPPAPHPQSQSCSTCHPATVDAENRIIPGGPHANGVIDVTFGHPDGYVASHSGDAIADIQSCAVCHGSGYDGGIAQVSCNACHQAALQIQSWQSNCTFCHGTRDPAFTFDDLAKAAPPQGVRQGTATTDPQVGAHQKHLGNGSVLSNGFQCQTCHPLNGGLAHLDGNVPVEFGALPLASAEGVTPTFTKATQTCAVYCHGSTLEGGTAPQPVWTASLACNSCHGLPPDSGPEALPTAHRLHAVDFGVGCGACHAGYDAASVNKATHVNGTREVVFAGVTINGWDCGTCHALR is encoded by the coding sequence ATGCCCAACCAGCGATTCGCCCTGCTCGCCCTCGCCGCGGGCGCGATCACGCTCGCCGCGTGCGACGAGGCTCGCACGATCGACGCGCCCGAAACCTCGAGCGCCGCTTCGTGCAGCATCTGTCACGGCTTCCCTCCGCCGGCGCCGCACCCGCAGTCCCAGAGCTGCTCCACCTGCCACCCGGCGACGGTCGATGCCGAGAACCGGATCATCCCGGGCGGCCCGCACGCGAACGGCGTGATCGACGTTACCTTCGGACACCCTGACGGCTACGTCGCGAGCCACAGCGGCGACGCCATCGCCGACATCCAGAGCTGCGCGGTGTGCCACGGTTCGGGCTACGACGGGGGCATCGCCCAGGTCTCCTGCAACGCCTGTCACCAGGCGGCGCTCCAGATCCAGAGCTGGCAGTCCAACTGCACGTTCTGCCACGGGACCCGCGACCCCGCGTTCACGTTCGACGACCTCGCGAAGGCGGCGCCGCCGCAGGGCGTGCGCCAGGGCACCGCGACCACGGATCCGCAGGTCGGCGCGCACCAGAAGCACCTCGGGAACGGGAGCGTCCTGTCGAACGGCTTCCAGTGCCAGACCTGCCACCCGCTGAACGGCGGCCTCGCCCACCTCGACGGGAACGTTCCGGTGGAGTTCGGCGCCCTCCCGCTCGCTTCGGCCGAGGGCGTGACGCCGACGTTCACGAAGGCGACGCAGACCTGCGCGGTGTACTGCCACGGCTCGACGCTCGAGGGCGGGACGGCGCCGCAGCCTGTCTGGACGGCTTCCCTGGCCTGCAACTCGTGCCACGGCCTCCCGCCCGACTCTGGACCCGAGGCGCTCCCCACCGCGCACCGGTTGCACGCCGTGGACTTCGGGGTCGGTTGCGGCGCGTGCCACGCGGGCTACGACGCGGCGTCCGTCAACAAGGCCACGCACGTGAACGGCACCCGTGAGGTCGTCTTCGCCGGCGTGACCATCAACGGCTGGGACTGCGGGACCTGCCACGCGCTCCGGTAG
- a CDS encoding glucose 1-dehydrogenase: MAKREDPRKAGDKPPYPKQQQATPGSEAEMRPRPDFGEESYRGHGRLKDRVAIVTGGDSGIGRAVSLAFAREGAHVVVSYLDEHEDAAETRRVVEAAGRTCLTIPGDIGDEAHCERIVKETLERLGRLDVLVNNAAFQGRAVERFEDLDAARVERTFRTNVLAMFHLVRAALPHLNPGSVVINSTSIQAYHPNPQIPDYATTKGAIRTFTQGLAKELTARGVRVNAVAPGPIWTPLIPQSFDEEKTSRHGESAPLSRAGQPAEVAAVFVFLASDESSYVSGEVVGVTGGSPLA; encoded by the coding sequence ATGGCGAAGCGCGAGGACCCGCGGAAAGCGGGTGACAAGCCGCCGTATCCGAAGCAGCAGCAGGCGACGCCCGGCTCCGAGGCCGAGATGCGGCCGCGCCCGGACTTCGGCGAGGAGAGCTACCGCGGGCACGGCCGGCTGAAGGACCGGGTGGCGATCGTGACGGGCGGCGACAGCGGGATCGGCCGCGCCGTGTCCCTCGCGTTCGCGCGCGAGGGCGCGCACGTGGTCGTCTCCTACCTGGACGAGCACGAGGACGCGGCCGAGACGAGGCGCGTCGTCGAGGCCGCCGGGCGCACCTGCCTCACCATCCCCGGCGACATCGGCGACGAGGCGCACTGCGAGCGGATCGTGAAGGAGACCCTCGAGCGGCTGGGGCGGCTCGACGTCCTCGTGAACAACGCGGCGTTCCAGGGCCGCGCCGTCGAGCGCTTCGAGGACCTGGACGCGGCGCGCGTGGAGCGCACGTTCCGCACGAACGTCCTCGCGATGTTCCACCTCGTGCGCGCCGCCCTCCCGCACCTGAACCCGGGCTCGGTGGTCATCAACTCGACGTCCATCCAGGCGTACCACCCCAACCCGCAGATCCCGGACTACGCCACCACGAAGGGCGCGATCCGAACCTTCACCCAGGGGCTCGCGAAGGAGCTCACCGCCCGCGGCGTCCGCGTGAACGCCGTGGCGCCCGGGCCGATCTGGACCCCGCTCATCCCGCAGTCCTTCGACGAGGAGAAGACCTCGAGGCACGGGGAGAGCGCGCCGCTCTCGCGGGCGGGCCAGCCGGCGGAGGTCGCGGCCGTCTTCGTCTTCCTCGCCTCGGACGAGTCGAGCTACGTGAGCGGCGAGGTGGTGGGCGTCACCGGCGGCTCGCCCCTCGCGTGA
- a CDS encoding acyltransferase, which translates to MQASRRDRLASLTGLRFAAALGILLYHHGGPLVAGLPAWVERVRTGGHVWVGLFYVLSGFVLAWANPLPMGPSERRTFYVARFARLYPAYLLAFVLIAPFALERWEGGGSVALSKAAIVATACLLLVQAWATPLARLWNPPGWSTSVVAAFYAAFPFLAARLARLSRRGLALAALGAWASSLSLPLLYLALRPDGEVPPGALTWEEPFWLESLKFHPVARAGEFAFGVALGLLHHRGLALGRAGGAAAVAALGALGVLLAWGGAPYVLLHNGLSVPLFAIALLGLASGHGGTARLLSTPAARALGDASFALYALQEPLWLWARRLLAEDPLGAPGAAFVAGWALFAIAFSVLVSRTLERPARRALRALLGGERAREPSVRSSAEAIAPAERR; encoded by the coding sequence GTGCAGGCCTCGCGGCGCGATCGTCTCGCCTCCCTCACCGGGCTCCGCTTCGCGGCCGCGCTCGGCATCCTGCTCTACCATCACGGCGGCCCGCTCGTGGCGGGGCTCCCGGCATGGGTGGAGCGGGTCCGCACGGGCGGCCACGTCTGGGTCGGGCTCTTCTACGTGCTCTCCGGGTTCGTGCTGGCCTGGGCGAACCCGCTGCCGATGGGGCCCTCGGAGCGGCGGACGTTCTACGTCGCGCGCTTCGCGCGCCTCTATCCGGCGTATCTCCTCGCCTTCGTGCTCATCGCCCCGTTCGCCCTCGAGCGCTGGGAGGGCGGTGGCTCCGTCGCGCTCTCTAAGGCGGCGATCGTCGCGACCGCGTGCCTGCTGCTCGTGCAGGCCTGGGCGACGCCCCTCGCGCGGCTGTGGAACCCCCCGGGCTGGTCGACGTCGGTGGTCGCCGCGTTCTACGCCGCGTTCCCGTTCCTGGCGGCGCGGCTCGCGCGCCTCTCCCGGCGCGGGCTCGCGCTCGCGGCGCTGGGAGCGTGGGCGTCGAGCCTCTCGCTGCCGCTCCTCTACCTGGCGCTGCGCCCCGACGGGGAGGTCCCGCCCGGCGCGCTCACCTGGGAGGAGCCTTTCTGGCTGGAGTCGCTGAAGTTCCACCCCGTCGCCCGCGCCGGCGAGTTCGCCTTCGGCGTCGCCCTCGGCCTGCTGCATCACCGCGGGCTCGCGCTCGGCCGCGCGGGGGGCGCCGCCGCCGTGGCGGCGCTCGGCGCGCTGGGGGTGCTCCTCGCGTGGGGGGGCGCGCCGTACGTGCTCCTGCACAACGGGCTCTCCGTGCCGCTGTTCGCGATCGCGCTCCTCGGCCTCGCGTCCGGCCACGGCGGGACCGCCCGGCTCCTCTCGACGCCCGCGGCCCGGGCGCTCGGGGACGCGAGCTTCGCGCTCTACGCGCTGCAGGAGCCGCTCTGGCTCTGGGCGCGCCGGCTCCTCGCCGAGGATCCCCTGGGCGCGCCGGGCGCCGCGTTCGTGGCGGGCTGGGCGCTGTTCGCGATCGCCTTCTCCGTGCTCGTGTCGCGCACGCTCGAGCGCCCCGCGCGGCGCGCCCTCCGGGCGCTCCTCGGCGGTGAGCGGGCGCGCGAGCCGTCGGTCCGGTCGTCGGCCGAGGCGATCGCGCCCGCCGAGCGGCGCTAG
- a CDS encoding DUF6132 family protein yields MNARTFAARHWRTAAGAGLGAAAGAAYAFFIGCNTGTCPLTSNVGTAALFFGFAGGVVGLPGPRREQRDRGREAGADGAGPG; encoded by the coding sequence ATGAACGCTCGAACCTTCGCCGCCAGGCACTGGCGGACCGCGGCCGGGGCCGGGCTGGGGGCGGCCGCCGGGGCCGCGTATGCCTTCTTCATCGGCTGCAACACGGGGACGTGCCCGCTCACCTCGAACGTCGGGACGGCGGCGCTGTTCTTCGGCTTCGCGGGCGGGGTGGTGGGGCTTCCCGGGCCGCGCCGCGAGCAGCGGGACCGCGGGCGCGAGGCGGGCGCGGACGGGGCGGGTCCGGGCTAG
- a CDS encoding cytochrome-c peroxidase, whose protein sequence is MDRVPVLALLALALAACRSAEVRPASGPASPPAWEAENPVRPLPAAPLGSPADFSSVPWVTPEKVRLGRWLFYDARLSADGTISCATCHRPEHAFSEPTAVSTGIGGRQGRRKSPPILNAAWPVYPRYFWDGRASSLAEQARGPLENEVEMGNTLEHVVLTVSRVAGYAPYFREAFGDPGVDIARVSEAIAAYEATRLSGNSRYDRFAAGDESALGPDERRGMELFFGRAQCAQCHLGPSLSDAQFHNLGVGWRPPDPYVEAPIAGFADKGRYEVTGDQKDVGAFKTPTLRDCSKHAPYMHDGSMATLEEAVLHYWRGGFPNPWLSERMTPVPMSRGDLEALVAFLRALDGEGYADVAPRSFPQ, encoded by the coding sequence ATGGACCGTGTCCCCGTCCTCGCGCTCCTCGCCCTGGCGCTCGCGGCCTGCCGCTCCGCGGAGGTGCGTCCCGCGTCCGGCCCGGCCTCGCCGCCCGCCTGGGAGGCGGAGAACCCCGTCCGCCCACTCCCGGCCGCTCCGCTCGGCAGCCCGGCCGACTTCTCGAGCGTGCCCTGGGTCACCCCGGAGAAGGTCCGGCTCGGCCGCTGGCTCTTCTACGATGCCCGGCTCAGCGCCGACGGGACGATCTCCTGCGCCACCTGCCATCGCCCCGAGCACGCCTTCTCCGAGCCGACCGCCGTCTCGACCGGCATCGGCGGCCGCCAGGGCCGCCGGAAGTCGCCGCCCATCCTGAACGCCGCGTGGCCGGTGTACCCCCGGTACTTCTGGGACGGACGCGCCTCGAGCCTCGCGGAGCAGGCCAGGGGTCCGCTCGAGAACGAGGTCGAGATGGGCAACACGCTCGAGCACGTGGTGCTCACCGTCTCGCGCGTCGCCGGCTACGCCCCGTACTTCCGCGAGGCGTTCGGCGACCCCGGCGTCGACATCGCGCGGGTGAGCGAGGCGATCGCCGCCTACGAGGCGACCCGGCTGTCGGGGAACTCCCGGTACGATCGCTTCGCCGCGGGCGACGAGTCGGCGCTCGGCCCGGACGAGCGGCGCGGGATGGAGCTGTTCTTCGGGCGGGCGCAGTGCGCGCAGTGCCACCTCGGCCCCAGCCTCTCCGACGCGCAGTTCCACAACCTCGGCGTCGGCTGGCGGCCGCCAGACCCCTACGTGGAAGCGCCCATCGCGGGCTTCGCGGACAAGGGCCGCTACGAGGTGACCGGCGACCAGAAGGACGTGGGCGCGTTCAAGACGCCGACCCTGCGCGACTGCTCGAAGCACGCGCCGTACATGCACGACGGCTCCATGGCGACGCTCGAGGAGGCGGTGCTGCACTACTGGCGAGGCGGGTTCCCGAACCCGTGGCTCTCCGAGCGGATGACGCCGGTCCCGATGTCGCGCGGCGACCTGGAGGCGCTCGTCGCCTTCCTGCGCGCGCTCGACGGCGAGGGGTACGCCGACGTCGCCCCGCGATCTTTCCCGCAGTAA
- a CDS encoding ISAs1-like element ISAnsp9 family transposase, with the protein MRERRVRRVAGLLRARLPELDLEAVPDVRAREGRWSLAEILTGVLLGIVAGARSLAEAEELTDGMSPAARRLASVPRRLPDTTARDALCAVPLDGLRAALHRLVRAAWRRKALTPVDLPVGVVALDGKVTALPTLNHPLIQNQHPDVGLPYGLARTVTCALVSAPGRPCIDAVPIPAETNEAGHFQHVLAGLVETYGALFQVVTYDAGALSEANGAAVVAAGKDYVFALKNDHFTMVKLATELLDPHEIAARREDVLDNATTATREIQILAVDPSHGYGAGKGPEESVWSHARTFLRVTSTVRRSGVVIERDSRLFVSSRAADQLTPDQWLQVVRAHWGVENNNHHTLDTAFAEDERPWIAADANGMLAVLLLRRIAYTLLALFRAVTLRSDDHRAMRWLALLRWVRDALIVLSAEHVENLRLRSLAVATR; encoded by the coding sequence GTGAGGGAAAGACGAGTTCGCCGGGTGGCCGGGCTGCTGCGTGCCCGCCTCCCGGAGCTGGACCTTGAGGCGGTGCCCGACGTCCGCGCCAGGGAGGGACGCTGGTCGCTGGCGGAGATCCTCACGGGGGTCCTTCTCGGCATCGTGGCCGGGGCGCGGAGCTTGGCCGAGGCCGAGGAGCTGACCGACGGGATGAGCCCCGCGGCACGCCGGCTCGCCAGCGTGCCACGACGGCTTCCGGACACCACGGCGCGCGACGCGCTCTGCGCCGTGCCGCTCGACGGGCTTCGCGCGGCGCTGCACCGGCTCGTGCGGGCCGCGTGGCGCCGCAAAGCGCTCACGCCGGTGGACCTGCCGGTCGGGGTGGTCGCGCTCGACGGCAAGGTCACGGCGTTGCCGACGCTGAACCATCCGCTCATCCAGAACCAGCACCCCGACGTCGGGCTGCCCTACGGCCTCGCCCGCACGGTCACCTGCGCGCTCGTCTCGGCGCCGGGGCGGCCGTGCATCGACGCGGTCCCGATCCCGGCGGAGACGAACGAGGCGGGTCACTTCCAGCACGTCCTCGCGGGCCTCGTTGAGACCTACGGCGCGTTGTTCCAGGTGGTGACCTACGACGCGGGCGCGCTGTCCGAAGCCAACGGCGCTGCGGTAGTCGCGGCGGGCAAGGACTACGTGTTCGCCCTAAAGAACGATCACTTCACGATGGTGAAGCTCGCGACCGAGCTGCTCGACCCGCACGAGATCGCGGCGCGGCGCGAGGACGTCCTCGACAACGCGACGACGGCAACGCGCGAGATCCAGATCCTCGCCGTGGACCCGAGCCACGGATACGGCGCGGGCAAAGGGCCCGAGGAGTCGGTCTGGTCGCATGCGAGGACCTTCCTGCGCGTGACCTCGACGGTGCGCCGCTCCGGCGTCGTGATCGAGCGTGACAGTCGGCTCTTCGTGTCGAGCCGAGCGGCCGACCAGCTCACGCCGGACCAGTGGCTCCAGGTCGTTCGCGCGCACTGGGGTGTCGAGAACAACAACCACCACACGCTCGACACCGCCTTCGCCGAGGACGAGCGGCCGTGGATCGCCGCCGACGCGAACGGCATGCTGGCGGTGCTCCTGCTCCGCCGCATCGCGTACACGCTGCTCGCGCTCTTCCGGGCGGTGACGCTCCGCTCGGACGACCACCGCGCGATGCGCTGGCTCGCCCTGCTGCGCTGGGTGCGCGACGCGCTCATCGTCCTCTCCGCGGAGCACGTCGAGAACCTGCGTCTTCGCTCGCTCGCCGTCGCCACACGCTGA
- a CDS encoding 3'-5' exonuclease has product MRRFVTLDLETVPDEALVRAVDGEPTRPYPEQLRRVLADRRARTGGKSDFLPLPYHRPVAGCLLEAVEDGGIVRVADVSAWTDRRGDEASFLAQTWERVAGAALVTFHGKGFDLPVLELRSLKHSVPTPAWFSAGRRPGANDHFDLKELLSAHGSGGAAPLDLYAKLVGLPGKEDVAGEDVQALYATGALDRIAAYCMTDVVQTFLLFLRYRLLEGSLSPDGYAESAALARAALPSLFRRRLPLGEHAALDGFLERCAPFFGERALTFRPPFDRLTASGA; this is encoded by the coding sequence GTGCGACGCTTCGTCACGCTCGATCTCGAGACCGTCCCCGACGAGGCGCTCGTCCGCGCGGTGGACGGTGAGCCCACCCGCCCGTACCCGGAGCAGCTCCGCCGCGTCCTCGCCGACCGGCGCGCCCGGACCGGCGGCAAGAGCGACTTCCTGCCCCTGCCCTACCACCGCCCGGTGGCGGGCTGTCTCCTCGAGGCGGTGGAGGACGGCGGGATCGTCCGGGTGGCGGACGTGTCGGCCTGGACCGATCGGCGCGGCGACGAGGCGTCGTTCCTCGCGCAAACCTGGGAGCGGGTCGCCGGAGCCGCGCTCGTGACCTTCCACGGGAAGGGCTTCGACCTCCCCGTGCTCGAGCTGCGCTCGCTGAAGCACTCCGTCCCGACGCCCGCCTGGTTCTCCGCCGGCCGGCGGCCGGGCGCGAACGATCACTTCGACCTGAAGGAGCTGCTCTCGGCGCACGGCTCCGGCGGCGCCGCGCCGCTGGATCTCTACGCGAAGCTCGTCGGCCTCCCCGGCAAGGAGGACGTCGCGGGCGAGGACGTGCAGGCGCTCTACGCAACCGGCGCGCTCGACCGCATCGCCGCGTACTGCATGACGGACGTGGTGCAGACGTTCCTGCTGTTCCTGCGCTACCGGCTGCTCGAGGGCTCGCTCTCGCCCGACGGCTACGCTGAGAGCGCCGCCCTCGCGCGGGCGGCGCTGCCGTCGCTGTTCCGGCGCCGCTTGCCGCTGGGCGAGCACGCGGCGCTCGACGGCTTCCTCGAGCGCTGCGCGCCGTTCTTCGGTGAACGGGCCCTGACGTTCCGCCCGCCCTTCGACAGGCTCACGGCGAGCGGGGCCTGA
- a CDS encoding DNA topoisomerase IV subunit A encodes MPRLDAIDKKTVQKIEKLADSVVRSVKGGKNPFVEIPIRSLANVKFNERRRLIELGSQKQKRYFFNVSMAKKFMQTFLVSEACKELIDSGKTTSIRDLYYMTKHTLGETKQNTFEEQEESDPIIEDLEVAIDSLREELHLFATGRGSMVGPMTIRDSGDTIDLRRMGSGGWSVPSIVEEHVVQFTKTEAKYVLLIEKDAVWRRFNEDKFWQREKCVIVTGQGQPPRGVRRLVQRLHTELKLPVYVLVDNDPWGFYIYSVMKQGSINLAYESMRMAVPDARFIGLSSFDKATYKLPDNVAIKMNDQDNARAKQMLAYPWFQRPKWQREIEEMVHSGQKYELEALSRRGISFITEEYLPRKLRDRDWLE; translated from the coding sequence ATGCCGCGCCTCGACGCCATCGACAAGAAGACCGTCCAGAAGATCGAGAAGCTCGCCGACTCGGTCGTGCGGAGCGTGAAGGGGGGCAAGAACCCCTTCGTCGAGATCCCGATCCGCTCGCTCGCCAACGTGAAGTTCAACGAGCGGCGGCGCCTCATCGAGCTCGGCTCGCAGAAGCAGAAGCGCTACTTCTTCAACGTCTCGATGGCGAAGAAGTTCATGCAGACCTTCCTCGTCTCGGAGGCCTGCAAGGAGCTCATCGACTCCGGCAAGACGACGAGCATCCGCGACCTGTACTACATGACGAAGCACACCCTCGGGGAGACGAAGCAGAACACCTTCGAGGAGCAGGAGGAGTCCGATCCGATCATCGAGGACCTCGAGGTCGCCATCGACTCGCTCCGCGAGGAGCTGCACCTCTTCGCCACCGGCCGCGGCTCGATGGTCGGCCCCATGACCATCCGCGACTCGGGCGACACCATCGACCTGCGCCGCATGGGGTCGGGCGGCTGGTCGGTGCCCTCCATCGTGGAGGAGCACGTCGTCCAGTTCACGAAGACCGAGGCCAAGTACGTCCTGCTCATCGAGAAGGACGCGGTCTGGCGGCGCTTCAACGAGGACAAGTTCTGGCAGCGCGAGAAGTGCGTCATCGTCACGGGGCAGGGGCAGCCGCCGCGCGGCGTGCGCCGGCTCGTGCAGCGGCTGCACACCGAGCTGAAGCTGCCGGTGTACGTCCTCGTCGACAACGATCCGTGGGGCTTCTACATCTACTCGGTCATGAAGCAGGGCTCGATCAACCTGGCCTACGAGTCCATGCGCATGGCGGTGCCGGACGCGCGCTTCATCGGCCTCTCTTCGTTCGACAAGGCGACGTACAAGCTCCCCGACAACGTCGCCATCAAGATGAACGACCAGGACAACGCGCGGGCGAAGCAGATGCTCGCCTACCCCTGGTTCCAGCGGCCCAAGTGGCAGCGCGAGATCGAGGAGATGGTCCACTCCGGGCAGAAGTACGAGCTCGAGGCGCTGTCCCGGCGCGGCATCAGCTTCATCACCGAGGAGTACCTGCCGAGGAAGCTGCGCGATCGGGACTGGCTCGAGTAG